Proteins found in one Miscanthus floridulus cultivar M001 chromosome 4, ASM1932011v1, whole genome shotgun sequence genomic segment:
- the LOC136552800 gene encoding uncharacterized protein, with protein sequence MWLYSGPSDSDYASSEDLPDDEVWSHLGRVLQLKPREKVEGRPASFNSSIVSTLGLGNYKSRPHLPKGPEGMAKQAAQKEAADTRKKKKAEVAHRKHKKEKEVARHVKVGERKSDVEAELKSEDPTDVDNMVFSEEERSREAVVTLAERRILAATSAGDEQEATLYRTRKSIFLPSRSQMRE encoded by the exons ATGTGGCTGTACAGTGGCCCGTCGGACTCGGACTACGCATCATCGGAGGATCTGCCagacgacgaggtctggagtcaccttGGCCGGGTGCTGCAGTTGAAGCCCAGAGAGAAGGTCGAAGGGAGGCCCGCGTCTTTTAACTCCTCGATCGTGTCCACCTTG GGGCTTGGAAattacaagtcccggccgcaccttcccaagggtccAGAGGGCATGGCCAAGCAGGCCGCTCAGAAGGAGGCAGCGGacaccaggaagaagaagaaggccgaggTCGCCCACCGAaagcacaagaaggagaaggaggttgccCGGCACGTGAAGGTTGGGGAGAGGAAGAGCGACGTTGAGGCCGAGCTCAAGTCGGAGGACCCCACGGATGTGGACAACATggttttctctgaggaggagagAAGTCGGGAGGCCGTTGTGACCTTGGCGGAGCGTCGCATCCTTGCAGCGACGTCTGCCGGTGATGAGCAAGAGGCCACGCTTTacagaacccgaaaatccatatttttgccatcaagatcacaaatgagagaataa